The proteins below are encoded in one region of Castor canadensis chromosome 6, mCasCan1.hap1v2, whole genome shotgun sequence:
- the Ecscr gene encoding endothelial cell-specific chemotaxis regulator isoform X1 → MGTTRAMQVCWVILGLLLLRGHNSQPIASQTTQGLFSSLSLTTVPISPITGNESSSESGSPRLLPSTSAPVAGTGAPNSNGSSSSSSSSSTRGETSQNATPSSITMSLRTREDLAILPSPTSETVLTVAAFGVISFIVILVVVVIILVGVVSLRFKCRKNKESEDPQKPGSSGISESCSTANGEKDSITLISVKNINTNNSKGCPSAEKVL, encoded by the exons ATGGGGACCACCAGAGCCATGCAGGTGTGCTGGGTGATCCTGGGCTTGCTCCTGCTCCGAG GCCACAACTCCCAACCCATAGCATCTCAGACCACTCAAG GACTCTTCAGCAGTCTAAGTCTGACCACAGTGCCAATTTCTCCCATCACAG GAAACGAATCTTCCTCAGAATCTGGCAGCCCAAGGCTTCTGCCCAGCACCAGTGCCCCAG TTGCAGGCACAGGGGCCCCAAATAGcaatggcagcagcagcagcagcagcagcagcagcacaagGGGAG AAACATCTCAAAATGCTACTCCCAGTTCAATCACCATGAGCCTGAGGACAAGGGAAGACTTGGCTATCCTACCCAGCCCCACATCAGAGACGGTGCTCACTGTGGCTGCCTTTg GTGTTATCAGCTTCATTGTCATCCTGGTGGTCGTGGTGATCATCCTAGTTGGTGTGGTCAGTCTCAGGTTTAAGTGTCGGAAGAACAAAGAGTCTGAAG ATCCCCAAAAGCCAGGAAGTTCGGGGATATCTGAAAG CTGTTCCACGGCCAATGGAGAGAAGGACAGCATCACCCTCATCTCTGTGAAGAATATAAACACGAACAACAGCAAAGGCTGCCCCTCAGCAGAGAAG gttcttTAA
- the Ecscr gene encoding endothelial cell-specific chemotaxis regulator isoform X2, translating into MGTTRAMQVCWVILGLLLLRGHNSQPIASQTTQGLFSSLSLTTVPISPITGNESSSESGSPRLLPSTSAPEVPYKASQGPLVSSKHVTLRSSTLDGHFPFLLGLTQSQPQKQTSELVAGTGAPNSNGSSSSSSSSSTRGETSQNATPSSITMSLRTREDLAILPSPTSETVLTVAAFGVISFIVILVVVVIILVGVVSLRFKCRKNKESEDPQKPGSSGISESCSTANGEKDSITLISVKNINTNNSKGCPSAEKVL; encoded by the exons ATGGGGACCACCAGAGCCATGCAGGTGTGCTGGGTGATCCTGGGCTTGCTCCTGCTCCGAG GCCACAACTCCCAACCCATAGCATCTCAGACCACTCAAG GACTCTTCAGCAGTCTAAGTCTGACCACAGTGCCAATTTCTCCCATCACAG GAAACGAATCTTCCTCAGAATCTGGCAGCCCAAGGCTTCTGCCCAGCACCAGTGCCCCAG AAGTTCCATATAAGGCCTCACAGGGCCCCCTGGTATCAAGTAAGCATGTAACGCTGAGGTCAAGCACCTTGGATGGTCACTTCCCATTCTTGCTGGGTCTGACTCAGTCCCAGCCACAGAAGCAGACATCAGAACTTG TTGCAGGCACAGGGGCCCCAAATAGcaatggcagcagcagcagcagcagcagcagcagcacaagGGGAG AAACATCTCAAAATGCTACTCCCAGTTCAATCACCATGAGCCTGAGGACAAGGGAAGACTTGGCTATCCTACCCAGCCCCACATCAGAGACGGTGCTCACTGTGGCTGCCTTTg GTGTTATCAGCTTCATTGTCATCCTGGTGGTCGTGGTGATCATCCTAGTTGGTGTGGTCAGTCTCAGGTTTAAGTGTCGGAAGAACAAAGAGTCTGAAG ATCCCCAAAAGCCAGGAAGTTCGGGGATATCTGAAAG CTGTTCCACGGCCAATGGAGAGAAGGACAGCATCACCCTCATCTCTGTGAAGAATATAAACACGAACAACAGCAAAGGCTGCCCCTCAGCAGAGAAG gttcttTAA